The following coding sequences are from one Salinicoccus sp. Bachu38 window:
- the arr gene encoding NAD(+)--rifampin ADP-ribosyltransferase: protein MLEKEKVLDEGPFFHGTKAGLSLGEMLAPQFQSNYQDRKSNYIYFTATLDAAKWGAELAQGEGRERIYIVEPTDTFENDPNVTDKRFPGNPTRSYRSSAPLRVVAELATWERHSEEMLNHMRESLQKLREAGKDLIED, encoded by the coding sequence ATGTTGGAGAAGGAAAAAGTATTGGACGAAGGCCCGTTCTTCCATGGTACAAAAGCAGGATTGTCCCTTGGTGAAATGCTGGCACCCCAATTCCAGTCCAACTATCAGGACAGGAAGTCGAACTATATCTATTTTACAGCGACACTCGATGCTGCAAAGTGGGGTGCTGAACTGGCGCAGGGTGAGGGCAGGGAAAGAATATATATAGTAGAGCCCACAGACACATTTGAAAATGACCCGAATGTTACGGATAAGCGTTTTCCCGGCAATCCGACCCGTTCATACAGATCCAGTGCACCACTCAGGGTTGTGGCGGAACTGGCGACTTGGGAGCGCCATTCGGAAGAGATGCTCAACCACATGCGCGAGAGTCTGCAGAAACTGCGTGAAGCGGGAAAGGATCTGATAGAGGATTGA